From a single Sparus aurata chromosome 13, fSpaAur1.1, whole genome shotgun sequence genomic region:
- the tmem45b gene encoding transmembrane protein 45B, with amino-acid sequence MANFGGHAIPGSFFLIYGFWLTVKYILHHYWRTNQPKGRQIMPPFFKRMEYIEGGFAMFAAFVGIMVEQFVVDGPHAHLYDGDSWVKLMNWQHSTMYLFFGISGITIVANTASTLVPAGVDRLAISLALFVEGFLFYYHVHNRPPLDAHIHTLLLVAVFSGSASAMLEVFVRDNIILELLRGCLFILQGSWFFQIGFVLYPLSGPQWNLEQHGNIMFVTMCFCWHLAVALLLVGTTFSVVWFTMKRFSGKGRDIEIGMRNTSSKSSSQKALLEESDEE; translated from the exons ATGGCCAACTTCGGAGGACATGCCATTCCCGGCTCCTTTTTCCTGATCTACGGCTTTTGGTTGACAGTGAAATACATTCTCCACCACTACTGGAGGACTAATCAGCCTAAAGGGAGGCAAATCATGCCGCCTTTCTTCAAAAGAATGGAGTACATTGAGGGGGGATTTGCAATGTTTGCTGCATTTGTTG GTATTATGGTTGAACAGTTTGTGGTGGATGGGCCGCATGCCCACCTTTATGACGGCGATTCATGGGTCAAGCTGATGAACTGGCAGCACAGCACCATGTATCTGTTCTTTGGGATCTCTGGGATCACCATTGTTGCCAATACTGCATCCACACTGGTGCCGGCTGGCGTTGACCGCCTCGCCATCTCCTTAGCTCTTTTTGTTGAAG GGTTTCTGTTCTATTACCACGTGCACAATCGGCCCCCTCTGGACGCTCACATCCACACCCTGCTGCTGGTGGCGGTGTTCAGTGGATCGGCCAGCGCCATGTTGGAGGTGTTCGTAAGAGACAACATTATTCTGGAGCTGCTCCGAGGATGCCTGTTCATCCTGCAGGGCTCGTGGTTCTTCCAG attGGATTTGTGCTTTACCCATTAAGTGGACCACAGTGGAACCTGGAACAACATGGCAACATCATGTTCGTCACAATGTGCTTTTGCTGGCATTTAGCAGTGGCACTGCTTTTGGTTGGCACCACTTTCTCAGTGGTTTGGTT CACTATGAAGCGATTCTCCGGAAAGGGACGGGACATCGAGATCGGAATGCGAAATACATCCTCCAAATCAAGCTCCCAGAAAGCTTTGCTTGAAGAGTCGGATGAAGAGTGA